One window of the Sander lucioperca isolate FBNREF2018 chromosome 5, SLUC_FBN_1.2, whole genome shotgun sequence genome contains the following:
- the mrpl28 gene encoding 39S ribosomal protein L28, mitochondrial isoform X1 codes for MPFHKYSPKIWEALKLKQGIYARLPKHYLKSLEQKDPNPVHWRPLGVQYRANPTTGQKERVQDVPIPIYYPPSSQDGLWGGEGWISGFRYANNDKMSTRLKKTWKPQLFKRELYSEILDHKFTITVTARTLDLIDAAFGFDSYILNTSKEDLNSKLGMDLKRAMLLRLARRNTELYPSDPVKREKVYNKYKQQFEIPEEEAEWLGLSLEEAVEKQRQLEHKEPEPLFKACVEELVKELHVQKLSEPHLIENK; via the exons ATGCCTTTTCATAAATACTCCCCCAAAATTTGGGAGGCCCTAAAACTGAAGCAGGGCATCTACGCTCGTCTCCCCAAACACTACCTTAAGTCCCTTGAGCAGAAAGATCCCAACCCTGTCCATTGGAGACCTCTGGGAGTCCAGTACCGAGCCAACCCAACGACCGGGCAGAAGGAACGAGTGCAGGATGTCCCGATACCCATCTACTACCCTCCAAGCTCCCAGGACGGCCTGTGGGGAGGAGAGGGCTGGATATCAGGCTTCAGATACGCCAATAATGACAAA ATGTCGACTCGTCTGAAGAAGACGTGGAAACCACAGCTGTTCAAGAGAGAGTTGTATAGTGAGATCCTCGATCACAAGTTCACCATCACAGTCACAGCACGCACTCTGGACCTCATCGATGCTGCCTTTGGTTTCGACTCCTATATTCTCAAC ACATCAAAGGAAGACCTGAACTCCAAGCTGGGGATGGACCTGAAGAGGGCCATGTTGCTTCGCCTGGCACGCAGAAACACAGAGCTTTACCCATCCGACCCTGTCAAGCGAGAGAAGGTCTACAACAAATACAAG CAGCAGTTTGAGATCccagaggaggaggcagagtgGTTGGGTCTGAGTCTGGAGGAGGCCGTGGAGAAGCAGAGGCAGCTGGAGCACAAG GAGCCGGAGCCTCTGTTTAAGGCCTGTGTGGAGGAGCTGGTGAAGGAGCTGCACGTCCAAAAACTCTCGGAGCCACACCTCATAGAGAATAAGTGA
- the mrpl28 gene encoding 39S ribosomal protein L28, mitochondrial isoform X2 yields the protein MPFHKYSPKIWEALKLKQGIYARLPKHYLKSLEQKDPNPVHWRPLGVQYRANPTTGQKERVQDVPIPIYYPPSSQDGLWGGEGWISGFRYANNDKMSTRLKKTWKPQLFKRELYSEILDHKFTITVTARTLDLIDAAFGFDSYILNTSKEDLNSKLGMDLKRAMLLRLARRNTELYPSDPVKREKVYNKYKQFEIPEEEAEWLGLSLEEAVEKQRQLEHKEPEPLFKACVEELVKELHVQKLSEPHLIENK from the exons ATGCCTTTTCATAAATACTCCCCCAAAATTTGGGAGGCCCTAAAACTGAAGCAGGGCATCTACGCTCGTCTCCCCAAACACTACCTTAAGTCCCTTGAGCAGAAAGATCCCAACCCTGTCCATTGGAGACCTCTGGGAGTCCAGTACCGAGCCAACCCAACGACCGGGCAGAAGGAACGAGTGCAGGATGTCCCGATACCCATCTACTACCCTCCAAGCTCCCAGGACGGCCTGTGGGGAGGAGAGGGCTGGATATCAGGCTTCAGATACGCCAATAATGACAAA ATGTCGACTCGTCTGAAGAAGACGTGGAAACCACAGCTGTTCAAGAGAGAGTTGTATAGTGAGATCCTCGATCACAAGTTCACCATCACAGTCACAGCACGCACTCTGGACCTCATCGATGCTGCCTTTGGTTTCGACTCCTATATTCTCAAC ACATCAAAGGAAGACCTGAACTCCAAGCTGGGGATGGACCTGAAGAGGGCCATGTTGCTTCGCCTGGCACGCAGAAACACAGAGCTTTACCCATCCGACCCTGTCAAGCGAGAGAAGGTCTACAACAAATACAAG CAGTTTGAGATCccagaggaggaggcagagtgGTTGGGTCTGAGTCTGGAGGAGGCCGTGGAGAAGCAGAGGCAGCTGGAGCACAAG GAGCCGGAGCCTCTGTTTAAGGCCTGTGTGGAGGAGCTGGTGAAGGAGCTGCACGTCCAAAAACTCTCGGAGCCACACCTCATAGAGAATAAGTGA